A stretch of the Tachyglossus aculeatus isolate mTacAcu1 chromosome 6, mTacAcu1.pri, whole genome shotgun sequence genome encodes the following:
- the SOX3 gene encoding transcription factor SOX-3, which produces MYGMLDGGEIKSPVAGPPAPGGAGGNAGPGANGKAGGGGGAGGGGAAGDQDRVKRPMNAFMVWSRGQRRKMAQENPKMHNSEISKRLGADWKLLTDAEKRPFIDEAKRLRAVHMKEYPDYKYRPRRKTKTLLKKDKYSLPGNLLGPGAGPAVGSPVGVGQRLDPYGHVNGWTNGAYSLMPDQLGYAQHPGMGSPQLPQMHRYDMGGLQYGPVLPPAAQSYMAAAAAAAAYGAVAPASYGQQPTAAASSSSAATATMSLGPAVKSEPSSPPPTLTSHSHSHSSQRACLGDLRDMISMYLPPGGDATDASSLQAGRLHGVHQHYPTAGSGVNGTVPLTHI; this is translated from the coding sequence ATGTACGGCATGCTGGACGGAGGAGAGATCAAGAGCCCCGTGGCCGGGCCTCCCGCCCCGGGCGGTGCGGGGGGCAACGCGGGCCCGGGGGCCAACGGcaaggccggaggaggaggaggagcgggaggaggaggagcagcgggcGACCAGGACCGGGTCAAGCGGCCCATGAACGCCTTCATGGTCTGGTCCCGCGGCCAGAGGCGCAAGATGGCCCAGGAGAACCCCAAGATGCACAACTCGGAGATCAGCAAGCGGCTGGGCGCCGACTGGAAGCTGCTGACGGACGCCGAGAAGCGGCCCTTCATCGACGAGGCCAAGAGGCTGCGCGCCGTGCACATGAAGGAGTATCCGGATTATAAGTACCGGCCCCGGAGGAAGACCAAGACGCTGCTGAAGAAGGACAAGTACTCGCTGCCGGGCAACCtgctggggccgggggccgggcccgccGTCGGCAGCCCCGTGGGCGTCGGGCAGAGGCTGGACCCCTACGGCCACGTCAACGGCTGGACCAACGGGGCCTACTCGCTGATGCCCGACCAGCTGGGCTACGCGCAGCACCCGGGGATGGGCAGCCCGCAGCTGCCGCAGATGCACCGCTACGACATGGGGGGCCTGCAGTACGGGCCCGTCTTGCCGCCGGCCGCTCAGAGCTACATGGCAGcggccgcggccgccgccgcctaCGGGGCCGTGGCTCCGGCCTCCTACGGCCAGCAGCCCacggccgccgcctcctcctcctccgccgccacgGCCACCATGAGCCTGGGCCCCGCCGTCAAGTCGGAGCccagctcgccccctcccaccctgacCTCGCACTCGCACTCGCACTCGTCGCAGCGGGCCTGCCTGGGCGACCTGCGGGATATGATCAGCATGTACCTGCCGCCCGGCGGCGACGCCACAGACGCTTCCTCCCTGCAGGCCGGACGGTTGCACGGCGTCCACCAGCACTACCCGACGGCCGGGTCAGGGGTCAACGGCACGGTGCCGCTCACCCACATCTGA